In the uncultured Campylobacter sp. genome, one interval contains:
- a CDS encoding TPM domain-containing protein, whose product MRVAWKFAFALMALFVISVAAPSEYLAHPNGTAVIDEAGILRSAARESLNEILTTFDKNSSNQIILVSLKSLGDYSIEEIGVEQARALGIGQKGRDNGVLLLVAPHEHKVRIEVGYGLEGVLTDMRAKRIISNKILPYFRQGDYESGVISGISAIISTIEGGDIKFDPLNANAQQDPSNKDFAIFMVLFAVLLFAILSRRVTRRRRSDEDIISSADIISEIARSSRMRGGSSGDFGRFGGSGGFSRGGFSGGGGSFGGGGASGSW is encoded by the coding sequence ATGAGAGTGGCTTGGAAATTTGCTTTTGCCCTGATGGCGCTATTTGTAATAAGCGTCGCCGCACCTAGCGAGTATCTAGCCCATCCAAACGGCACCGCTGTAATCGATGAGGCTGGTATTTTACGCTCAGCCGCGAGAGAGAGTCTGAATGAAATTTTAACGACTTTCGATAAAAATTCCTCAAACCAGATCATACTCGTAAGCCTAAAATCGCTCGGAGATTACTCTATCGAGGAAATCGGCGTAGAGCAGGCGCGTGCTCTTGGTATAGGGCAAAAAGGGCGCGACAACGGCGTACTGCTGCTTGTTGCTCCGCACGAGCATAAAGTGCGTATCGAGGTCGGATACGGGCTAGAGGGCGTGTTAACCGATATGCGCGCCAAGCGCATCATCAGCAATAAAATTCTGCCCTATTTTAGGCAGGGAGATTACGAAAGCGGCGTCATTAGCGGGATTTCGGCGATCATTAGCACGATCGAAGGCGGCGATATAAAATTTGATCCGCTTAACGCCAACGCGCAGCAGGATCCGAGCAACAAGGACTTTGCGATCTTTATGGTGCTTTTTGCAGTCTTGCTTTTTGCGATACTAAGCCGCCGCGTGACGCGTCGCAGAAGAAGTGACGAGGATATAATCTCGAGCGCGGACATCATAAGCGAAATCGCGCGCTCATCGCGCATGAGAGGCGGCTCATCCGGGGATTTTGGTAGATTTGGAGGAAGTGGAGGTTTTAGCAGAGGCGGCTTCAGTGGGGGTGGCGGAAGTTTCGGCGGAGGCGGTGCTAGCGGAAGCTGGTAG